The Prinia subflava isolate CZ2003 ecotype Zambia chromosome 18, Cam_Psub_1.2, whole genome shotgun sequence genome has a window encoding:
- the MAB21L2 gene encoding protein mab-21-like 2 encodes MIAAQAKLVYQLNKYYTERCQARKAAIAKTIREVCKVVSDVLKEVEVQEPRFISSLSEIDARYEGLEVISPTEFEVVLYLNQMGVFNFVDDGSLPGCAVLKLSDGRKRSMSLWVEFITASGYLSARKIRSRFQTLVAQAVDKCSYRDVVKMIADTSEVKLRIRERYVVQITPAFKCTGIWPRSAAQWPMPHIPWPGPNRVAEVKAEGFNLLSKECYSLTGKQSSAESDAWVLQFGEAENRLLMGGCRNKCLSVLKTLRDRHLELPGQPLNNYHMKTLLLYECEKHPRETDWDEACLGDRLNGILLQLISCLQCRRCPHYFLPNLDLFQGKPHSALESAAKQTWRLAREILTNPKSLDKL; translated from the coding sequence ATGATCGCCGCGCAGGCCAAGCTGGTCTACCAGCTCAACAAATATTACACGGAGCGCTGCCAGGCGCGCAAGGCGGCCATCGCCAAGACCATCCGGGAGGTGTGCAAGGTCGTGTCGGACGTGCTGAAGGAGGTGGAGGTGCAGGAGCCGCGCTTCATCAGCTCCCTGAGCGAGATCGACGCCCGCTACGAGGGGCTGGAGGTGATCTCGCCCACCGAGTTCGAGGTGGTGCTCTACCTCAACCAGATGGGCGTCTTCAACTTCGTGGACGACGGCTCCCTGCCGGGCTGCGCCGTGCTCAAGCTGAGCGACGGCCGCAAGCGCAGCATGTCCCTCTGGGTGGAGTTCATCACCGCCTCGGGCTACCTGTCCGCCCGCAAGATCCGCTCCCGCTTCCAGACGCTGGTGGCCCAGGCCGTGGACAAGTGCAGCTACCGGGACGTGGTGAAGATGATCGCGGACACGAGCGAGGTGAAGCTCCGCATCCGCGAGCGCTACGTGGTGCAGATCACGCCCGCCTTCAAGTGCACCGGGATCTGGCCGCGCAGCGCGGCGCAGTGGCCCATGCCCCACATCCCCTGGCCCGGCCCCAACCGGGTGGCGGAGGTGAAGGCGGAGGGCTTCAACCTGCTCTCCAAGGAGTGCTACTCGCTGACGGGCAAGCAGAGCTCGGCCGAGAGCGACGCGTGGGTGCTGCAGTTCGGCGAGGCCGAGAACCGGCTGCTGATGGGCGGCTGCCGGAACAAGTGCCTGTCGGTGCTGAAGACGCTGCGCGACCGGCACCTGGAGCTGCCCGGGCAGCCCCTCAACAACTACCACATGAAGACGCTGCTGCTGTACGAGTGCGAGAAGCACCCGCGGGAGACCGACTGGGACGAGGCGTGCCTGGGCGACCGCCTGAACGgcatcctcctgcagctcatctcctgcctgcagtgccGGCGCTGCCCCCACTACTTCCTGCCCAACCTAGACCTCTTTCAGGGCAAACCCCACTCGGCCCTGGAAAGCGCTGCCAAACAGACCTGGAGGCTAGCCAGAGAAATCCTCACCAATCCCAAAAGCCTCGACAAGCTATAG